The following is a genomic window from Acidimicrobiales bacterium.
CACGTTCGGCTCGGCCCTGCTCACGCTTCGCGCCCTCCTCGGACAACGAGGTGTGGGCGCACTGCACGGTGACGCCGAGGCCGCCTACCAGCTCGAGCGTTCGGTTGGAGGCGCCTTGGAGGCCACCGCTGCATGCCTGGCGGGAGCTGGTCGGCTCCTTAGTGAACGTGACATCTCTGGGGCGCGGACGTTGCTCGAGGAGGCGGCGGCGCTGGGTCGCGAAGGTGAGCCAAGTGCCCGAGTGGGATCCCTCGGACTGCTGGCCCTCATCGCCGCTCAGTGCGACCAGTGGGATGAGGCGGCGAAGCTGGCTACCGTCGCACAAAGGGTCGTGGAGCAACACAAGCTCTCGAATCTGAGCTTAATTGCCTGTGTCTATGCGATGGTCGCCCTGGTGGAGAGTCACAGGGGCGACGTGGATTCAGCACATACCAACCTTGATCTCGTTGGGCAAATGCTCGCTGGGCTGGCACCCTACCCGTGGATCGCGGCGCTCGTGGCCACCATCATGGCTTGGTCGGCCGTAGAGATCGAAGAGATCAAGAAAGCTAGAGCCTTGCAACGAGAGGCGGCTCTTGCGGCTGGGAAGCTGCCAGACGCTGGCCTTCTTGTGGAGTGGATCGACGAACTTCGGAGAAGGGTAGGGGCTGAGACCGGGCACGGTCCCGCACTCACTCCATCAGAACTTCGGGTCCTACAGGAGTTGACCACCTTCCGGTCAGTCTCTGACACCGCACGAGATCTCCTTGTATCCACGAACACAGTGAAGTCCCATCTGAAGTTGGTCTACAGGAAGCTTGGGGCGAGCTCGAGGGCTGAGGCGATAGAGCGAGGCCGAAGAATGGGCTTACTCGAGCGGTGATCGCATCGAGAAGTTCTCGTCTAGATCAAGGAGGCCGAGAAGTGGGCCTGACAATTCTCGAGGACAACGAGCAAACGTGAGTCGAGACCTGCCAGGCGCTATGTGGTATTTCGACCAAAGGTCGCTTGCTCGGCTTGAATGTCTGATCCTACCCCGGACCGAACATACGATCCACTCTCACAGGTGATGTTTGCCTATCCGCTGCGGTTCTAGTCTTTCCTAGGTCGAGCGGTGGGTGCGGCCAGCGTCGCGATCGAGGAGGTAGAGCATGTCGAGCCCTCGGGCCAGGCAGCGCCGCCAGCCGAGCGGACGCTCGCCTCGGCTCGACCCGGTGCGAAATGCGACACCGGCATGGTCGCAAGGATCTCTCGGTTGTTGTCACTCATCATCAGCGGAGACACTTTGAACCTCGACAAAACCAAGTCGATATTCCTTGAAGTCCTCGACCTGCCGCCAGACGTCGACCTGTACTCGATCCGCTTCGCCGAGGTCGAAACGTGGGACTCCCTTGCGCACATGGTCCTCGTCGGCGAGCTCGAGGAGCAGTTCGACGTCATGCTCGACACCGACGATGTCTTGAACATGTCGGACCTCAAAATGGCTGTGAAGATCCTAGAGAAGTTGGGCGTTGATTTCACTTCTTGAGTCGAAGGTGGCTGTTGTGACTGGGGCCACAGATGGCATCGGGTGGGCCACTGCTCAAATGCTCGCAGAGTGCGGGGCGACGGTAGTGCTTAACGGACGGAAAAGCGACGAGCGGTTACACGAGCGAGCTGAGCAGCTGTCGGTCGTATCCAAGCAACCCGTGAGAGCGATCGGTGCCGACGCTCGTAGCCCAGGCGAGGTGACTGAGCTGTACCGGAACGTGCACTCGATGCACCGGCGACTGGATGTCCTGGTGGCCAACGCTGGTGTGCTCGGTGACGGCCGCATTGGCATGATCGCAGAGGAGATGCTCGACGACACGCTCCAGACCAACCTGTGCGGAGCCATCCGCCACATTCAATCGGCAGCACGCCTAATGACACGGGGCAAGAGTGGTTCAATCATCGCAATGAGCTCGATCATCGGTGTCCGGGGCAATGAGGGACAGGTCGTCTACGCGGCGTCGAAGGCCGGCATCATCGGCGTAGTCCGGTCTGCTGCTAAGGAGTTGGCGCGTCATGGCATCCGAGTAAACGCTCTTGCGCCCGGATACATCGACACGAAGATGATCAGCCACCTCCCTACTAATGTGCACGAGGACCGTCTCAGGTCGATCCCCCTGGACAGACCGGGTACTGCTCGCGAGGTGGCAACCTGCGCCGCGTTCCTGGCCAGTGACCTCGCGTCCTATGTCACTGGCCAGGTGCTAGGCGTCGATGGCGGGATGGCAATCTGACGTTATGGTGCTGAACGAGACCGCCCGAGACCGCACAGCTCTCTTCGACGCCGATTCAGGGCGATCGTTGACCTACCGGGCACTCGCCGCTGAGGTGGAGAAGACCAGGCTCGCCCACAACGGCATTCGCCCCGGCCAGCTGCTCTTTCTCCCAATACGGGCTCGCTTCGAAGACGTCCTTCTCTACTTGGCGGCGCTCGATGCGGGCTGCACTGTCGCGCTCCTAGACCCAGAGCAGTACAACACCCATGGAGCTCGGCTCGAAGCTGCGTATAGCCCAGATCTGTTGGTGCGACCGCCCACTAGTCATGACCCGTACCTGCTCGAACCTGAGAGTGCTATCGACCGTCGCCTGTGGGTGCGCCAGGGAACGGATGATCTGAACGCGGATACTGCCGTTCTCCTACCCACTTCGGGCAGCACCGGCAGCCCTAAGCTCGTTCGCCTGAGCTCCGAGGCATTGCTCGCCAATGCTCATGGGATCCGCGAGTGTCTCGCCATCAGCGATTCTGACGTGGCCATCGCCAACCTGCCACTTCACTACTCGTACGGCCTCTCCGTGCTCAACAGCCATCTCGCCGCTGGCGCGACCGTTGTGCTCACGGAGACAAGCGTGCTGCAGCCCGAGTTCTGGGAGATCATGGCCGAACATGGCGTAACAACACTGGCGGGAGTGCCCTACTCATACGACTTGTACCGGCGCGTTGGGCTGTTGGAACGCCCGCTTCCAGCTCTGTGCACTCTCACGCAGGCGGGCGGACGCATGGCGCCCGAACGCATCCTCGAATTCCAGGCCGGCATCACGGCGCGCGGTGGCCGGATGTACGTGATGTACGGTCAGACCGAAGCCACGGCTCGCATGTCGGTGCTCGACCCCAATGACCTCCCCGAGTACGTGGGCTCCGTTGGGACTCCCCTACGTGACGGCAAGTTCGAGATCCGCAACGCCGCCGACGACGGTACCGGCGAGGTCATCTACTGCGGTCCCAACATCATGTTGGGCTACGCGGAGACACGAGATGACCTCAACAAGGGCGATGAGCTATGTGGCGTTCTCGAAACCGGTGACCTCGGGAGGCTTGACCTGGCAGGCCGCCTCTGGATCGTCGGGCGCACAAAGCGGATCGCGAAGCTCTTCGGCGAACGCGTGAGCCTTGACGACGTCGAGGACTTGCTCGTCGAGGAAGGCCCGACCGCCGTTGTTGATGCCGGCGATCAGATCATCCTCTATTGCGAGTGGGGAGAGGGGGAGCGCTTCTCGGTCGTCCGTCGCGCACTGGCTCGTGAGTTGGGCACGAACCCGAAGGCCTTCGATTTCCGGCGTGTGGAGAGGATCCCGCGGAGACTCAATGGCAAGGTGGCTTATGGCGAGCTACGAGACCGTCTCTGAGCTGAGCGACAGCTTCTTGGAGCGATCGACATATGGCATTCGACAAGATCACAAGGAGGCTGCTCTCGCTCCGGCGCTTCACGACCTCACGCGCCACCACGCAGGCAACTGCCCTGATTATGGCCGCATGGTTGGCGCCGCCTACCCGGGTTGGGAAAGCGGCTCTGGATTGGGCGCGGTTCCCTTCATTCCAATCTCCATGTTCAAACAACGGTCGCTAGGAAGCGTGCCCGAGTCGGCGATCTTCAAGACGCTGACGTCGAGTGGCACGACCGGATCCGAGGTGAGCCGAATCTTGCTCGATCGTCCGACAGCGCAACGTCAGACGCGAGCGCTGGCGTCGGTGATGCGGCACATCCTTGGCGTCGAGCGGCGACCGATGCTGATCATCGACTCGTCGTCGATTCTCAGAGATCGCAAGCAGTTCAGTGCTCGCGGCGCCGGAATTGTCGGCCTGATGAACTTCGGTCGAAACCACACCTATCTACTCGACAGCGCCTTTCGCCCGGACGCGGACAGATTGGAAGAGTTCGCTACGAAACACCGAGGTGAGGCGATCTTCATTTTCGGGTTCACCTTCATGGTGTGGCGGCACCTGATCAAGGATCTGGCGGCAACTCCTCTCGACCTGAGCAACGCTGTCCTGGTGCACAGTGGCGGCTGGAAAAAGCTCGAGGAGGAACGCGTGGACAACGGGGAGTTCAGGCGAGTTCTCGCCGAAGGGTTCGGCATCAGACACGTCTACAACTTCTACGGCATGGTCGAGCAGGTGGGAGGTGTGTTCATCGAAGGCGACGACGGACTGCTTCATCCCCCAGCCTTTGGGGATGTCATCGTTCGTCATCCTCGCACGTGGAAGGAGCAGCCCGTCGGAGAAGAGGGGGTGCTTCAGGTTGTGTCAGTACTCCCGACGAGCTACCCCGGGCACTCGGTCCTTACTGAAGATCTCGGCGTCGTGGAGGCGATCGACTCTTCGGCGACTGCCCATCTCGGCAAGGCCTTTCGAGTCGTGGGTCGGGTTCCCCAGGCGGACTTGCGAGGCTGCAGCGACACGTACGCGTCCATGTTGTCGGCGGCCTGATGCTCGATCAGGTGGTGTCGTCTGGAGAGCCGGTGGAAGTGGAGGTCCTTGCCGGCCGCCTGCGCAGCGCCGCCCCAACTGGTCCCTTCTCCGAGGTCACTCGCTCCCTCCTAAGGGAATTCTCCAAGCGACTACGCGCTCATCCGGCGGCAAAGGCTTACCCAGAGGTGCAGGCGCTGGCCTTCTCGATCAGGCCTGCGTGGATCAACGAACTACACCGTGAGTGGGACCGTCTGGCCGATGACTTCAGCGTGCTGGTACCCCGCGGGCTCGCCTTCCACGTTCCTCCCGGTAACGTCGACACGGTGTTCATCTACTCGTGGGCCCTGTCCGCGCTGGTTGGGAACACGAACGTCGTCCGCCTCCCGTCGACTGCCACGGATCAGGTGAACGTGATCTGCGAGGTGCTCGGTTCTGTGCTGGAGAGCGACGAGTTCACGTCACTACGGCCCACCGCTGCCTTTGTGCGCTACGGGCACGATGATGATGTGACCGCGGCGCTATCGAAGCTTGCCGACGTCCGCGTCGTATGGGGTGGCGACGAGACGGTATCCCGGATCCGAAGGCTCCCACTGAGCCCGGCAACCGTTGAGATGACCTTTCCGGATCGGTTCTCCCTCGTCGCATTCGATGCCCCAACGGTCACGAGACTCGGAGACTCGGATGTCAACTGGGTCGGACGCGCCCTGTACAACGACGTTTACTGGTTCAACCAACTCGGCTGCTCGTCACCGCGGCTCGTGATCTGGCGTGGTGAGGCGGAACAGTGCATCGTTGCTCGAGATCGCGTGTACCAAGCTGTCGTCAGGGCGTGTGACGAGCGGGGCTACGAGACACCACTGAGCGCCCATCTCGCCAAGCTCGGCTTCGCCTTCAACCTCGCCGCCGAAGGGTCCGCGACCAGCATTCGGTATTTCTCCAACGAAGCAACCGTGGTGGAGCTCTGCGACCTGTCAGCGGTGCGCCGCACGAGCCCCGGTGGAGGATTCTTCCTCGATGTGCGAGTCGACACGCTTCTGGACCTCGTCGACTTCGTGGCGCGGAAAGATCAAACGCTGACGCACTTTGGGTTTGAACGAGCTGACCTCGTCGAGCTGGTGGCGGCACTCAACGGGCGCGGGATCGACCGCTTGGTCCCGGTCGGACAAGCGATGACATTCAGCCGCTACTGGGATGGGTACGACTTGCTACAAGCCTTCAGCCGACGAGTCCAGGTCCTCGACGTTCACCGAGCCGCACCAGCAAACTCATGAGCACCGCACCTTCGCGCGTCGTGGTCGTCGGAGCGGGCGGATTCGGTATCGAAGTTGCGGAGATCGTCGAGGCGGCGTCCCTCCATGGCGGGCCTCGGTTGGCGGGGTTTCTCGACGACGACGAGAGCGCTGCATCCCGGGACCTGCCTGCCCCCGTTCTAGGCACGATCGGCACCGCGGACGTTGGGCCAGACGACGGTGTCGTCATCGCAGCGGGTGACCCGCAGATCCGCCACGCGCTACGAGGCCAATTCGATCCGAGCGCCCGGTGGTGGACAGTGATTCACCCCACCGCTTCCGTTTCGGCTCGCGCCATGCTGGGGCCAGGGTGCGTTGTGGCACCGTTCGCCTATGTCGGCCCCGGTGCCCAGGTGGGTGCTCATGTGGCACTCAACATCTACGCAGGTGTCGGCCATGACGCGGTGGTGGGCAATTTCGCAGTTCTCTCGCCGTACGCAACCCTGAATGGCCACAGCGTGGTCGGCGAGGGAGCGTTCCTGGGTACAGGCTCGGTGTTGACCGTCGGAAAGCGCATAGGCGAGTGGTCGAAGCTCGCCGCGGGCGCGATCGCTTTCGGTGACATCGCGTCGAACAGCCTGGCCGCAGGGAACCCTGCGAGGGGCCGGACACTGTACGCCGGTCCTCGAGCCACACGCGGGTCGTGAATCAGATGGGCGACTCGGACAGTGCCGCGTCCCCGGAGAGTCGTGTTGACCGACGCCGGCCCACTTCCCGGCGCCAGCTGTTCACTCTGGCCGGGGCCGCCGCCATTGGCTCAGCTGGTGCCTCGCTGGCGATGGCGGAGTACCGGCCGACGACAAAGGGGTACGCTGACTCGCTGGCCGTGACCGGGCGAACCTTCGTCACGGACACCTCGAGCGCGGGCATCCAAGCGGCAGTGGGTGACGCTCCTGACGGCGGGCTGGTAGTACTTGCCCCCGGACAGACCTACGGGTTCGATGCAGTCGAGATCGGTGACAAGGCCCTTACACTGGACCTGCGAGGCGCGACGATCGACAGCATGAACGCGGGCCACTATGCCCTCCAGCAAACCACGGCCCGCAAGAGGCTGACGGTCCTCGGTGGCGTGTTCACAGGGGCGGGTCACGGCATCCTGTGGAAGATGCCGCCATCCGACAGCCAGTCCTACGACGTGTCGTTGAGCGACGTGTCCTTCGTGCTCCCCAGCTCGAAGAACGGCCTGACCCTCACCGGCGCCCGTGAGGTCACTATCCGAGACTGTTACTTCGAGACCTGCACGGGCATCTACATAGTGGCGACAGTCAACTCCCACGTCATGGGCTCCCAGTTCAAGAACTGCACAGCGGCGGTTGACTGCGAGGGGACTGGCACCAGCTACGACGCGGGCCTCTTCGTCAACGACGCCACCATGCTTGGCTGCGGTTATGGGATCAAGATCGTGAAATGGGACTACTTCAACGTCGCCGACAGCATGATCGATTACTGCTATCGCCCTCTCAACGTGGCGAACACCGTGACGGGCACGGTGAACAACAGCTACCTGACTTGTCCTGTCAGCATCGGAGGAGTGGCCTATCCCGCTGTCGATATCACTTCGTCAGACCACATCAAGATCGCCAACTGCGTGATCCGCACGCATACCGACCTACCGGTACAGTCCCTGGGCATGAGGATCAGCGGCACCCCGCGTACTCAAATCATGCACAATACCATCGACTTCTGGCAGAAGTTCGGCGTCCAGATGGTCGGAGACAACGCGTTCACGAGATTCACCGGCAACTACATCCACTCCGTCAGCCCGACGACAGGACCAGCAGCGATCCGCGGGGCGAGCAACGCCTCGGAGTCGTCATGGTGCCTGATTGGCAACCAGTTCAGCGACGCGCTGTCCAACGTCCATGCGGACTATACGGACATAGGCAACTACACAGGAGAGGGATGAGCCGTGGTCGAGGAGCTGTTCGTCACTGTGGCCGCTTTCGAGCATCATGGCGTCTGTCCGAGAGGTCCTAGCACAGTTCGCTCCCACGTGGACCGCCATGCGGCGAACGAGTATTCTGCGTCAGCAACAACGCGGGCGTAGGCGCCCATCTTGCTCCGGGACTCACCCGGCAGTGACAAGAGCTCGAGAACGGCCTCCATCCACTCTCCCTCGGTAACGGGCGTCGGCATGCCTACCGCCTCGAGAATCTCCTGATTGACTCCGATGGCTGTCGCTACTGAGGGGACGCCGGCGGCGCAGTACTGGAGCAGTTTGTAGCCGCACTTCCCCGAAGAGTCTGCATCAGCTGGCAAGGGCATGATCCCAACGTCGAAAGTACGCAGTAAGGCCCTTTGCGCTCGAGGTGACCACAAGGACTGGTTCGCCATCGTGTCAAGCGGACCGAGCGACACCGGGCTAGGACCGAGAACGCGCAATCGAGCGCCAGTCCGCCTGTGGATCTCGAGAAGAGCACCCGTGAAGCTCCGCAAGGAGGAGATGCTCGATGCCGAGCCTATCCACCCCAATGTGGGAGGATCAGATAAGTCGAAGTTCACCTTCGGCTCGTAGTCATCGAGGTCGACGCAACTTGGGATGACAACAACGTCGTCGTTGAGCGTTGCGGCCCATTGCCCCAGGATCCTATTGCCCGCAATGACGCGATCAGCGGTCTTCACGGCCGCGCGCGCTCGCGGTGCGGGTGGGGCGAGGCGGCGCACCAAACTACCCTCTCCCCGGTCCCACATCAGGGCATCATCGAAGTCGTAGACAGAAAACTCTGCACTTCGCAGGAGCCGACTTTCGAGCCTTCCGTTGCCGAACGGAGAGGCTTGGCGCTGCAGGAACAGTAAACGGGAGCGCGACCCGGCAAGCCGGCGTAGGCGCCGTTCAGCCTGAAGAACTGCGAGAGGATGGCGCGCCAGGAGGCTGGGCCGCGCGGACGCATAACCCAGGTAATCTGTGGGCCGAACATCGAGGCCCATCCGGCTGATCCACTCGTGGACGCGGATGCGCGTACTGGGAGCGTCCGGACCGTATGGAGTCACGAATGAGATCGGGGAGGGTGTCATAGCCTCCTCCGGCGTGGCGACACCGGATCGACCAGAGTGCCCGAGCGAAGGGCAACGTCACTCACGGCCCTACACCGAGCTCATCGTATGCAGCAAACAATCGCCGGAATACGGCCGCTTCGCGATGATGGGTGCTGGCGCGATCGAAGCTGGCTCGGCCCATCCGGGCTAGTTCGAGCGTGGGAGTCTCAGCAGCCTGTCGAAGCGTGGAGGAGAGACCACTAGGATTACGTGGAGGAAACGACCACCCGTTGACTCCGGGTTCGACCAGCTCTCGACAACCACGAATGCCACTGGCCAACACGGGAAGACCCGCGGCCATGGCCTCGATGATCGATCTCGGCAAGCCCTCCCGCCAACTGGGCAATACGAAGACGTCGGCACTTGCAAGTAGGCGACGAATGGCAGCAGCGTCCAACGATCCGGTGAAGCGGACGCGGTCACCTAGGCCCGCTGCGATGTCATGCGTTTTGGCCATGACCCCGCCGCGATCCGACGGTAGCTCGGATCCGACGACCGTGAGATCCACGGAGTCGACTTCTCGGAGCGCCGTAAGCAGATCCAGCAGCCCCTTCGCCCTCGTAAGCCGGCCCACGTACACCGCTCGAAGCCGCCCTCGACGGCGAACGCGTCGATCCTCTCCCGTGAACCACCCGTCTTCGACTCCGTTGCCGAGGTAGCGGAGACGGCCGCAATACCCACTTTCACGAGCGTGATCAAGGTCCTCCC
Proteins encoded in this region:
- a CDS encoding acyl carrier protein, whose product is MGAASVAIEEVEHVEPSGQAAPPAERTLASARPGAKCDTGMVARISRLLSLIISGDTLNLDKTKSIFLEVLDLPPDVDLYSIRFAEVETWDSLAHMVLVGELEEQFDVMLDTDDVLNMSDLKMAVKILEKLGVDFTS
- a CDS encoding SDR family oxidoreductase, yielding MTGATDGIGWATAQMLAECGATVVLNGRKSDERLHERAEQLSVVSKQPVRAIGADARSPGEVTELYRNVHSMHRRLDVLVANAGVLGDGRIGMIAEEMLDDTLQTNLCGAIRHIQSAARLMTRGKSGSIIAMSSIIGVRGNEGQVVYAASKAGIIGVVRSAAKELARHGIRVNALAPGYIDTKMISHLPTNVHEDRLRSIPLDRPGTAREVATCAAFLASDLASYVTGQVLGVDGGMAI
- a CDS encoding AMP-binding protein, which produces MVLNETARDRTALFDADSGRSLTYRALAAEVEKTRLAHNGIRPGQLLFLPIRARFEDVLLYLAALDAGCTVALLDPEQYNTHGARLEAAYSPDLLVRPPTSHDPYLLEPESAIDRRLWVRQGTDDLNADTAVLLPTSGSTGSPKLVRLSSEALLANAHGIRECLAISDSDVAIANLPLHYSYGLSVLNSHLAAGATVVLTETSVLQPEFWEIMAEHGVTTLAGVPYSYDLYRRVGLLERPLPALCTLTQAGGRMAPERILEFQAGITARGGRMYVMYGQTEATARMSVLDPNDLPEYVGSVGTPLRDGKFEIRNAADDGTGEVIYCGPNIMLGYAETRDDLNKGDELCGVLETGDLGRLDLAGRLWIVGRTKRIAKLFGERVSLDDVEDLLVEEGPTAVVDAGDQIILYCEWGEGERFSVVRRALARELGTNPKAFDFRRVERIPRRLNGKVAYGELRDRL
- a CDS encoding acyl-CoA reductase, giving the protein MEVEVLAGRLRSAAPTGPFSEVTRSLLREFSKRLRAHPAAKAYPEVQALAFSIRPAWINELHREWDRLADDFSVLVPRGLAFHVPPGNVDTVFIYSWALSALVGNTNVVRLPSTATDQVNVICEVLGSVLESDEFTSLRPTAAFVRYGHDDDVTAALSKLADVRVVWGGDETVSRIRRLPLSPATVEMTFPDRFSLVAFDAPTVTRLGDSDVNWVGRALYNDVYWFNQLGCSSPRLVIWRGEAEQCIVARDRVYQAVVRACDERGYETPLSAHLAKLGFAFNLAAEGSATSIRYFSNEATVVELCDLSAVRRTSPGGGFFLDVRVDTLLDLVDFVARKDQTLTHFGFERADLVELVAALNGRGIDRLVPVGQAMTFSRYWDGYDLLQAFSRRVQVLDVHRAAPANS
- a CDS encoding acetyltransferase; translated protein: MSTAPSRVVVVGAGGFGIEVAEIVEAASLHGGPRLAGFLDDDESAASRDLPAPVLGTIGTADVGPDDGVVIAAGDPQIRHALRGQFDPSARWWTVIHPTASVSARAMLGPGCVVAPFAYVGPGAQVGAHVALNIYAGVGHDAVVGNFAVLSPYATLNGHSVVGEGAFLGTGSVLTVGKRIGEWSKLAAGAIAFGDIASNSLAAGNPARGRTLYAGPRATRGS